In Flavobacteriales bacterium, the genomic window ATCCGGAACATTACCTGTATTGAGCGTGTGAAATTGGTATTGCACGCCAGTGTGTAATGTGAAAAACGCAGAGTCTTTTTTCCAGACCTGTTGGTCAATACCTGCTTCAGGATATCCACGCGACCTCAGCGCGCTTATCAGGTCAGTTATCGCCTTTAGCGTACTCACGGAATCTGGATAAGTTTCCTTCAATTGTCCCAATCGATTCAGCTTTTTATCTGTAATGTGCTGAACCGTTTGATCAATTATCAGGTGTTTGCGCTGCTGTGCTGAAAGCGTGCTCATTCCAATAATGAGAATGACAAGCACACTTGATATGCAGGTAAAAAACTTCACGACAGCTAAACGCAGAACCGTTGGATCATTGTGTGTTCAATTCCCAGTTAATAGGCGCCATGCAATTAGAACGAAGGAAATCGTTCGTTTTGGAGAAATGCTTACAGCCGAAAAATCCCGAATAGGCGGATAATGGTGATGGATGAGGCGCTTTCAGAATCAAATGGCCTTTTTCCTTGTTGATCAACACTTCTTTATTGTGAGCAAATCTCCCCCAAAGTAGAAATACCAACTTTTCGCGTTCATCCGAAAGTTTCCGTATCACTTCATCGGTAAACTTTTCCCAGCCTTTTCCCTGATGCGAACCTGGACTCTGAGCACGCACAGTTAGCGTGGCGTTAATAAGCAACACGCCTTGGTCTGCCCAATTTGTCAAGTTACCCGAAGTTGGTTTGCCAATTCCGAGATCAGCATGCAGTTCCTTGAAAATATTCTGAAGAGAAGGAGGGAAGCGAACACCATCATTGACCGAAAAACATAGTCCGTGGGCTTGGTTTTCTCCGTGATATGGATCTTGCCCAAGGATGACGGCTTTCACATTCGATACAGGAGTGTGGTCGAAAGCATTGAAGATCAATGAACCTGGAGGATAAATTGTCTGCGATTGTTTTTCCTTTACAAGAAACTCGCGCAGCGCATTAAAGTATGGTGCATCTAAATCTTCCTTCAACAATTCGTACCAACTAGATTCAATCGTAGGTTTCATTTTCTTAGTGATAATTATGTCGTCTTTTCAATAACCGATGTTGAAAACTAATGCCAAACCTTTTTCAGTTAAGCACGTAACTGGCATTCAAAGGGTAAATTTGCAATGCTTTTGGCAACAAACGAATTCTTTTAGGCGTTCTAAGCTCGTATCAACAAATAAACCAATAGATATTTTGAAAAAGTCAGCCATTTTCTTCGCAGTTCTTACCGTTACTGCTATGATTTTCTCTTCATGCAGAACAACTGAAAGCTGCCCAGCCTACGGTAAAGCGGACGCTCCTGTTGAGCAGGGTGCGAACAGCTAAAGAGACAATTTCTTATATCTGAAAGAGACGGTCTGTCTTAGCTCATCGCTGAGACTGAGAGCAACAGGACAAGTTGTAGCCGCTTTTTCGAGCACTTTCTTCTGAGTTTCGGAAAGTCCTCTATCGATTATTTCCATTTCAATTTGAATTTCAGAGACCTTTCTTGGGTTCGAAGACATCATTTTGGTCACGCTCGCGTTAGTTCCAGTGATGTCTAGATTTGACTCATTGGCACGGATTCCAATAATGGTAAGCATGCAACTGGCCAATGCCGTGGCCAATAAATCGGTGGGTGAGAACGTTCTGCCCAAACCGTTGTTATCAGTTGGAGCATCCGTACTTATCTTGGACAAACTTTTCAGGTGTGTGGCTTCGGTGCTCAGCTCACCAATATAAATGACATGAGATGTGGTCATGGTATCTGTTGTGGTTATGACTTATTGTAACTTTGCACGAATGTACTGGAAGGTTTTCTATGCGGTATTCATCTTTGGCCTAACGCTGTTATCTGCGCAGTTTGCCTTGGCTCAGGACGATGGTCAGATGCAGATGCCAAAGGCTCCTAAAGGCTCCGTTGCCGATAAGATCAAAGACAGATCTTACGAAGACAAACAAGTGCTGATGAAGCAGGAGTTTACTGGAGGAGCCATGCTGCACACACAAGGTTGGGGACTTCTGCTAAGGCGATCAAAGAACAAGACCTTTCTTCGTAAACGTGTGTTTGAGTTGGAAGCGGTGAGCATGGAACATCCGAAAGAGGTGAAAACGGTAAATCCGTATTACGAGAATTCCAACAGCTACAATTATGGTGAATTGAATCAAGTGGTTGTCACCCGGTTTGGATATGGCAGGCATAACGTGCTTTATGCCAAATTTGATAAAGGTGTAGAGATTCGCTACTTATATATAGGTGGATTTTCAATGGCTTGGGCCAAACCCATCTATTTGGAAATCGGACATCCAAGTATTCCGTATGAATACATTTCTACAGAGAGATACGATCCAGAAAAGCACACGTCAGACAACATTTTTGGACGTGCGTCTGTTTTCAAAGGAATAGATAAGATGCAGTTCTATCCAGGCATGTATGGTAAGTTCGGGTTTAGCTTTGAGTACGGACGGAAGCAGAAAAGTGTAAGGAGTTTGGAGGCAGGTGTTATTATCGATTACTACATACGAGATGTGCCCATGATGGCCAAGATTAAGAACGACCCATATTACCTTACGTTCTACTTGGCGATTAATTTTGGCCTTAAATGGTATAGATGATGAGCGAATTGAAGACCGAAGAGCCTGAGAAAAGAGCGCCCAAACCGAAATGGTTGCGGGTCAAATTGCCAACTGGAAAAGAATATCAGAAAGTAAGAGGCTTGGTTGAAGAACATAAACTTCACACCATTTGCCAAAGTGGAAATTGCCCGAATATGGGCGAATGTTGGGGTGCAGGCACTGCTACGTTCATGATTTTGGGAAATGTCTGTACACGTTCGTGTGGATTCTGCTCGGTAAGCACTGGGAGACCTGAAGAAGCTGATATTGCCGAACCTTACAAGGTGGCTCAAAGCATTAAGTTGATGGAAGTGAAGCACGCGGTGATTACTTCTGTAGATAGAGATGATCTTGAAGATGGAGGTTCCGAAATTTGGGCCGCAACAGTTCGGGCTGTGCGGAAGCACAGTCCAGGAACAACCATGGAGACCTTGATTCCGGATTTCCGTGGCGAATGGCATAACCTGCAGCGCTTAATTGAAGTGGCACCAGAAATTGTATCACACAATTTGGAGACGGTTCGGAGATTGACCAGACAAGTTCGTATTCAAGCTAAATACGATAGAAGTTTAGAAGTTCTCAAGCGATTGAAAGACGCAGGGCTTAAAACCAAATCCGGTGTCATGCTTGGATTGGGTGAAACCCGAGATGAGGTGATTGAAACAATGGAAGACCTTCGGAGTGTTGGTGTTGATATCCTTACTCTTGGCCAGTATCTGCAACCGACCAAGCAGCATCTTCCAGTGGTGGAATTCATTACACCAGAGCAGTTTAAGGAATATGAAACTCTAGGGCTTTCCATGGGTTTTAGGTTCGTTGAAAGCGGTCCATTGGTCAGGTCTTCATATCATGCCGAGAAGCATTTGTTCTGAAAATCCTTGGATTTCAAGCCCTTAGAAGTGTAATTTTTACAGGAATTTTGCTTCAAATAGGCGGTTAGAATACACTTTCACCCCTCTTTCTTTTTCTATATTTGCCCCACAAGGTTTTATAGTAGCTTAATAGTAAAACCATATTTTCAACACACATACGGATGAAAAAAATTCTATTCACGTCAATCGCAATTCTTGGCTTCTTTGGAGCGTTTGCACAAATGCAAGAAAAGTGTGGTGCGAACTACGTACTAAATCAGCAACTCGAGGATCCTGAAAATAGAGCCAAATACGAGGCTTTTCAAGAGGCAATTCATCGCTATGTATCCAATCCAATGGTTAAGGTTCAACGTGAAAACGGTGTGCGAATCATACCAGTTGTGTTCCACATACTCCACGCTGGGGGTCCTGAGAACATTGGTTTGAATAAGGTTCAACAGCAACTGGATGTATTGAACGAAGATTACCGAAGGTTGAACCCTGATACTGTCAATACTCCTCAACGATTTTATGGAGATACAGAATACACAAGTTTCGTGTTCCATTCAGATTCCATTCTTGGTTTCGTGGATGATTCATCTTACATCCGATTGAACAATAGATATGGAGAGAGTTTCGCTTTCCACTTCAATAACGGTACTGGTGGATTAGCGGATACCTTAGTTCCTAATTTCGATAATGTGATAGAAATCAATATTTCGAATAATGCAGATACATCAGACCTTGCTAGCGCGCTAACAGATGCAATCAATGCTCAGAACGGTCTGATTGCTGAGTATATCAGAGATACGGTCTTTACTCAGGCCCCAAATTTTACTGTTAACGGTAATTTTGATTTGGAATTGAGTTATACCACTCAACCAACATTCACTACATCTTGGAATGGAACTTCTGTAGATACTACATGGTCCAATGAACTCACGGTCGTTCTTTATCAGGATGTGTTGGATCCATTTTTACCAACAGACACCTTGTATGTTTACGATGCTAGTACCTCATATAATGAGTTTGATGGAAGTGGAAACATTATTGGCACTCAAGAATTTGTTGAAGAAGGATTGCTCGAATTATCCTTTGTAAGTGTGCCTGTGTCACTTGGCGAATTCCGTGTAAACGTGTCTACCGATGGTTTGGGATATACGGATGATGTTTTAGTCTCTAGGATACTTCAAATTAGTTCAACCATAACACAGCAAGGAAAATACGTTCCAGCAGACTGTAATATCGAATTCCGTTTGGCAACAAAAGATCCGTTGGGTAATTGTACTGATGGTGTTGTTCGTGTTTTTACATCTAAGACAAATAATGCTAATGATGGAACTGGA contains:
- the ung gene encoding uracil-DNA glycosylase, translating into MKPTIESSWYELLKEDLDAPYFNALREFLVKEKQSQTIYPPGSLIFNAFDHTPVSNVKAVILGQDPYHGENQAHGLCFSVNDGVRFPPSLQNIFKELHADLGIGKPTSGNLTNWADQGVLLINATLTVRAQSPGSHQGKGWEKFTDEVIRKLSDEREKLVFLLWGRFAHNKEVLINKEKGHLILKAPHPSPLSAYSGFFGCKHFSKTNDFLRSNCMAPINWELNTQ
- a CDS encoding OsmC family protein, with translation MTTSHVIYIGELSTEATHLKSLSKISTDAPTDNNGLGRTFSPTDLLATALASCMLTIIGIRANESNLDITGTNASVTKMMSSNPRKVSEIQIEMEIIDRGLSETQKKVLEKAATTCPVALSLSDELRQTVSFRYKKLSL
- the lipA gene encoding lipoyl synthase produces the protein MMSELKTEEPEKRAPKPKWLRVKLPTGKEYQKVRGLVEEHKLHTICQSGNCPNMGECWGAGTATFMILGNVCTRSCGFCSVSTGRPEEADIAEPYKVAQSIKLMEVKHAVITSVDRDDLEDGGSEIWAATVRAVRKHSPGTTMETLIPDFRGEWHNLQRLIEVAPEIVSHNLETVRRLTRQVRIQAKYDRSLEVLKRLKDAGLKTKSGVMLGLGETRDEVIETMEDLRSVGVDILTLGQYLQPTKQHLPVVEFITPEQFKEYETLGLSMGFRFVESGPLVRSSYHAEKHLF